The proteins below come from a single Mucilaginibacter mali genomic window:
- a CDS encoding RagB/SusD family nutrient uptake outer membrane protein, protein MKKINSYTIISIMLAAILVGCNKKLEEHPLSNLTPGFFTTQQGIQAGLDAAYAGFRTIYGPDTYFEMSVGGTDEFQAGVDGTGALVRYSSGFNTSDGTVSGIWKNCYTFINTCNGLIDNAPALAGIDAATKAEMIAEAKFLRANYYFILVQNWADVTVNVHFQSEPTLSASRDKLADVYTLIIQDLNDAMGSLPASPQTLNVLPGKATKIAAMHVLAKVYLTRGYSAVKQPDDFKNAAATAANVINTAAPAGSVKLLQDFGKVYAQGNETNAEVLWTVQHTTSAAYNGSAAQNNSGPDNLYVHLFVPRYEVQPGMQRDIYYGRPYARVMPTRWLTDTAFKDKTNDTRYFKTFQSVWLANNAANLPKDGSGNPKFMVGDTAIYMPGIELTAAQIAKYRYQVIPPSKYVNTLYPTMIKYYDDKRTDLNAPSVRPIIIYRLAETYLIAAEALLMDGRPGEAVPYINAIRERAAYPTGNVAAMDITAANVNLDFILDERAREMCGELCRWQDLVRTGTLLTRVKLHNADARANIKNFHVLRPIPQTQVDGTITGPKYDNSRYFPNWN, encoded by the coding sequence ATGAAAAAGATAAATAGCTATACCATTATTAGTATAATGCTGGCCGCTATATTGGTTGGCTGCAATAAAAAACTGGAAGAACATCCATTATCCAACTTAACGCCCGGCTTTTTTACGACCCAGCAAGGCATACAGGCCGGGCTGGACGCTGCATATGCCGGTTTCCGGACCATTTATGGCCCCGATACTTACTTTGAAATGTCGGTAGGTGGTACCGACGAGTTTCAGGCCGGCGTTGACGGCACCGGCGCGCTTGTGCGTTATAGTAGTGGCTTCAATACATCAGACGGCACCGTTTCGGGCATCTGGAAAAACTGTTATACCTTTATTAATACCTGTAACGGCTTAATTGATAATGCGCCGGCATTAGCAGGCATTGATGCGGCAACCAAGGCCGAAATGATAGCCGAAGCAAAGTTCCTGCGGGCCAATTATTATTTTATACTTGTTCAGAATTGGGCCGATGTAACCGTGAACGTACACTTCCAAAGCGAGCCTACACTTTCGGCATCGCGCGATAAGCTGGCCGATGTTTATACGCTTATTATTCAGGATTTGAACGATGCGATGGGTAGCTTACCGGCAAGCCCGCAAACACTAAATGTACTGCCCGGAAAAGCAACAAAAATTGCTGCCATGCACGTATTGGCCAAGGTTTATCTTACAAGAGGGTACTCTGCGGTTAAACAGCCCGATGATTTTAAAAATGCCGCAGCTACCGCAGCAAATGTAATCAATACCGCTGCCCCTGCCGGTAGTGTAAAACTGTTGCAGGATTTTGGTAAAGTGTATGCACAGGGAAACGAAACCAATGCCGAAGTTTTGTGGACGGTACAACATACCACAAGCGCGGCTTACAATGGCTCGGCCGCGCAAAACAACAGCGGGCCGGATAACCTGTATGTGCACTTGTTTGTGCCGCGTTATGAAGTACAGCCGGGTATGCAGCGCGATATTTATTATGGCAGGCCTTATGCCAGGGTAATGCCGACCCGCTGGTTAACCGATACCGCCTTTAAAGATAAAACCAACGATACCCGTTATTTTAAAACATTTCAATCGGTTTGGCTGGCAAATAACGCGGCAAATTTACCTAAAGATGGTAGCGGGAACCCCAAATTTATGGTGGGCGATACGGCAATTTATATGCCCGGCATTGAACTGACGGCTGCACAGATAGCTAAATACCGTTACCAGGTAATACCGCCAAGCAAGTATGTAAATACCTTGTATCCAACCATGATAAAATATTATGATGACAAGCGTACCGATCTTAATGCCCCATCGGTAAGGCCAATCATTATCTACCGGTTGGCAGAAACATATCTGATAGCGGCCGAAGCCTTGTTAATGGACGGCAGACCAGGCGAGGCAGTGCCTTACATCAATGCCATACGTGAGCGGGCAGCCTATCCAACCGGCAATGTTGCTGCTATGGATATAACAGCGGCTAATGTGAACCTTGATTTTATATTGGACGAACGTGCAAGGGAAATGTGCGGCGAGCTATGCCGGTGGCAAGACCTGGTACGCACCGGCACTTTACTAACACGCGTGAAACTGCATAATGCCGATGCCCGTGCCAATATCAAGAACTTTCATGTGTTGAGACCAATACCGCAAACCCAGGTTGACGGCACAATAACCGGCCCTAAATATGATAACAGCCGTTATTTTCCAAACTGGAATTAA
- a CDS encoding type II toxin-antitoxin system VapC family toxin, with protein MKHIFLDTNVVIDFLANRQPFALAAAKLFNVAIENKSKIYISAVSYNNIYYILRRSLSGDVTIAMLAELASMTAIVDVTDTVIRQSLKTDFKDYEDAIQYYCALSIPEIDVIVTRNTKDYKKSSIAVLTPIEAINAIG; from the coding sequence ATGAAGCACATTTTTCTGGATACCAATGTTGTAATAGATTTTTTAGCTAATAGGCAACCCTTTGCATTGGCTGCCGCTAAGCTTTTCAACGTGGCCATTGAAAACAAAAGTAAAATATACATATCAGCGGTATCCTATAATAACATTTATTACATATTACGCCGGTCGTTATCAGGCGATGTTACAATAGCTATGCTTGCGGAACTGGCCAGTATGACAGCGATAGTGGACGTGACCGACACGGTCATTAGGCAGTCGTTAAAAACTGATTTTAAGGATTACGAAGATGCCATTCAGTATTACTGTGCGCTTAGCATCCCCGAAATTGATGTTATAGTGACCCGCAATACAAAAGATTATAAAAAAAGTAGCATAGCGGTCTTAACCCCAATTGAAGCAATAAACGCTATTGGATAA
- a CDS encoding DUF6364 family protein: protein MTTKLTLTMEDGVINSAKKYAREQGKSLSDIVENYLKSIAAPEEQAEELSPKVARLMGIITLPEDFDHKKEMGNLLMKKYK from the coding sequence ATGACAACAAAACTCACCTTAACAATGGAAGACGGGGTAATTAACTCCGCTAAAAAATACGCGCGGGAGCAGGGAAAGAGTTTATCGGATATTGTAGAAAACTATTTAAAATCGATAGCTGCGCCGGAAGAACAGGCTGAAGAATTATCGCCCAAAGTAGCTCGGTTGATGGGCATAATTACATTGCCCGAAGACTTTGATCACAAGAAAGAAATGGGTAACCTGTTAATGAAAAAATACAAGTAA
- a CDS encoding valine--tRNA ligase, producing MSTSKTYQPKQAEDKWYSYWLNNGFFRSVPDEREPYTIVIPPPNVTGVLHMGHMLNNTIQDVLIRRARMKGKNACWVPGTDHASIATEAKVVAMLKERGINKKDLSRGEFLSYAWEWKEKYGGIILEQLKKLGASCDWERTRFTMDDDLSDAVIDTFIHLYKKGLIYRGVRMVNWDPQGKTAVSDEEVIRKEVNQKLYYINYKIVGSQSGRYITIATTRPETIMADAAICINPNDERYTHLHGKKVMIPLIGREIPVILDEYVTMDFGTGCLKVTPAHDLNDYELGQKHNLPVIDILNDDGTLNANAQILVGEERFAARKKIAALLDTAGSLEKVEDYKSQIGFSERTDAVIEPKLSMQWFCKMEEMAKPALDYVLKGDIKLIPDKFINTYRHWMENVKDWCISRQLWWGQQIPAWYNGDGKFVIAKTQAEAVQEFKNAGLSFENIRQDEDVLDTWFSSWLWPISVFDGFKDPNNADISYYYPTNDLVTAPEILFFWVARMIMAGHEFRGELPFRNVYLTGIVRDKLGRKMSKQLGNSPDPIDLMNEFGADGVRVGMLLCSPAGNDLMFDESYCKQGSAFANKVWNAFNLIKGWEPDDSLPATNQVAIAWFKSRFSQALGEIENNFAQYRLSEALMDTYKLVWDDFCAWYLEMVKPAYQAGVEKQKIDRETYETTIGLFADVFKILHPFMPFITEELWHDELFGERITADCCIVAQLPAIGEIDTQLTAGVEVVKQLVTEIRNTRSSKGMSPKESLALMVKANSGINYDPFKAIITKLGNISEITFVTDAVAGASSFLVGTDEFYIPLGSNIDVAAERERLEKEIAYLQGLLRSIEGKLSNERFMQNAKPEIVQNELKKKADTEAKIKILTDNLNGLAN from the coding sequence ATGAGTACATCTAAAACGTATCAGCCCAAACAAGCCGAAGACAAATGGTATAGCTATTGGTTAAACAATGGATTTTTCCGCTCCGTTCCCGACGAGCGCGAGCCTTACACTATTGTTATCCCTCCGCCAAATGTTACCGGTGTGCTGCACATGGGCCACATGCTGAATAACACCATCCAGGATGTACTGATACGCCGTGCCCGCATGAAAGGCAAAAACGCCTGCTGGGTACCGGGAACCGACCACGCCAGTATTGCTACCGAGGCAAAGGTGGTTGCCATGCTGAAGGAGCGCGGCATCAACAAAAAAGACCTGAGCCGCGGGGAATTTTTAAGCTACGCCTGGGAGTGGAAGGAGAAGTACGGCGGTATCATCCTTGAACAGTTGAAAAAGCTGGGCGCATCCTGCGATTGGGAGCGTACCCGTTTTACCATGGACGATGACCTGAGCGATGCCGTTATCGATACGTTTATCCACCTGTATAAAAAAGGATTGATCTATCGTGGCGTGCGCATGGTAAACTGGGACCCGCAAGGTAAAACAGCTGTTAGCGACGAGGAAGTTATCCGTAAAGAAGTTAACCAGAAACTTTATTATATCAACTATAAAATTGTTGGGTCGCAAAGCGGCAGGTATATCACCATTGCCACTACCCGTCCCGAAACAATTATGGCCGATGCGGCCATCTGTATTAACCCTAACGACGAGCGTTATACCCATCTGCACGGCAAAAAGGTAATGATCCCGCTGATCGGCAGGGAGATACCGGTAATACTGGATGAGTACGTAACCATGGATTTTGGTACAGGCTGTTTGAAAGTTACCCCGGCGCATGATCTGAACGACTACGAGCTGGGTCAAAAACATAACCTGCCGGTTATCGATATCCTGAACGATGACGGCACACTGAACGCCAATGCCCAGATACTGGTAGGCGAGGAGCGTTTTGCCGCCCGTAAAAAGATCGCCGCGCTGCTGGATACTGCCGGTTCGCTGGAAAAGGTTGAGGACTATAAATCGCAGATTGGGTTTAGCGAACGTACCGACGCGGTTATCGAACCCAAGCTATCTATGCAATGGTTCTGCAAGATGGAGGAAATGGCCAAACCCGCGCTTGATTATGTACTGAAAGGCGATATCAAGTTGATCCCCGATAAGTTCATCAATACCTACCGCCACTGGATGGAGAACGTTAAGGATTGGTGTATCAGCCGCCAGTTATGGTGGGGGCAGCAAATACCGGCCTGGTACAATGGCGACGGTAAATTTGTAATTGCTAAAACACAAGCCGAAGCTGTGCAGGAATTTAAAAATGCCGGTTTAAGCTTTGAAAATATCCGTCAGGATGAGGACGTATTGGATACCTGGTTCTCAAGCTGGTTATGGCCGATATCGGTATTTGATGGTTTTAAGGACCCTAACAATGCCGACATCAGCTATTATTACCCGACCAACGATTTGGTAACCGCGCCCGAGATCTTATTCTTTTGGGTTGCGCGCATGATCATGGCCGGGCACGAGTTCCGTGGCGAACTGCCGTTCAGGAATGTTTATCTGACGGGTATCGTTCGCGATAAGCTGGGCCGTAAGATGTCGAAGCAATTAGGTAATTCACCCGACCCTATCGACTTAATGAATGAATTTGGCGCCGATGGGGTACGTGTTGGGATGCTGTTGTGCTCGCCTGCCGGTAACGATTTGATGTTCGACGAGAGCTATTGCAAGCAGGGCAGCGCCTTTGCCAATAAGGTTTGGAATGCCTTTAACCTGATAAAGGGCTGGGAACCGGATGATAGTTTGCCCGCGACAAACCAGGTTGCTATAGCGTGGTTTAAAAGCCGCTTTAGCCAGGCTTTGGGCGAGATAGAAAATAACTTTGCGCAATATCGCCTGTCGGAAGCTTTGATGGATACCTATAAACTGGTATGGGACGACTTTTGCGCCTGGTACCTTGAAATGGTAAAACCTGCTTACCAGGCCGGTGTGGAGAAGCAAAAAATTGACAGGGAAACCTACGAAACTACTATTGGCCTGTTTGCCGATGTGTTTAAAATATTGCACCCTTTTATGCCATTTATTACCGAAGAATTATGGCATGATGAACTGTTTGGCGAGCGCATCACTGCCGATTGCTGCATTGTGGCGCAATTACCCGCCATTGGGGAAATTGATACACAGCTAACTGCCGGTGTTGAAGTGGTTAAGCAACTGGTAACCGAGATCCGCAACACACGCAGCAGCAAGGGTATGTCGCCTAAGGAGAGCCTGGCTTTAATGGTGAAGGCTAACTCTGGTATTAATTACGATCCGTTTAAAGCAATTATTACCAAACTTGGAAACATAAGCGAGATCACTTTTGTTACCGATGCTGTAGCGGGCGCATCAAGCTTTTTGGTAGGAACAGACGAGTTTTATATTCCATTGGGCAGCAATATAGATGTAGCGGCCGAGCGTGAGCGCCTGGAAAAGGAGATAGCATACCTGCAGGGTTTGCTGCGATCAATTGAGGGAAAGCTGAGTAACGAGCGCTTTATGCAAAACGCTAAACCGGAAATTGTACAAAACGAATTAAAGAAGAAGGCGGATACTGAAGCGAAAATTAAAATTCTAACTGATAATTTAAACGGGTTGGCAAACTAA
- a CDS encoding TerC family protein, with the protein MSSELMLILGFLVFIFLMMAIDLGLFGKSNKPVSIKQASIMSGVWVALALGFYLLIYNWGDMLHHVDSMARLQQINTDHLHRLKLNPADFTGSLALYRKNLALEFITGYVIEYALSVDNIFVIVLIFTAFAVNPKYYHKVLLWGIIGAVVMRFLFIFVGASLITHFHWVMYIFGAFLVYTGIMMFVNRNKEEEIDPGNHAVVKFASKYFAVHPKFEGGKFFIKINGKKLITPLFLVLLIIEVTDLVFAVDSIPAIFSVTKDPYIVFFSNIFAILGLRSMFFLLVNIIDKFHYLKTGLAVLLAFIGIKMLAGEYAEAIGLTTMRSLLVILAILAISVAASLVFHKKKHA; encoded by the coding sequence ATGTCGAGCGAGTTAATGCTGATACTGGGTTTCCTGGTGTTCATATTTCTCATGATGGCTATTGACCTGGGTTTATTCGGCAAGTCGAATAAACCGGTATCTATTAAACAGGCCAGTATCATGAGCGGGGTATGGGTTGCACTGGCATTAGGCTTTTACCTGCTGATATATAACTGGGGCGATATGTTGCACCATGTAGATAGCATGGCCCGCCTGCAGCAGATCAATACCGATCATTTGCACCGCCTTAAGCTTAATCCCGCCGATTTTACCGGTAGCCTTGCTTTGTACCGCAAAAACCTGGCGCTGGAGTTTATTACGGGTTATGTTATTGAGTACGCATTGTCGGTTGATAATATCTTTGTTATCGTACTCATCTTTACTGCTTTCGCGGTTAACCCCAAATACTATCACAAAGTATTGTTATGGGGTATCATTGGCGCGGTAGTGATGCGTTTCCTGTTCATTTTTGTGGGGGCATCACTCATTACACACTTCCATTGGGTGATGTATATCTTTGGGGCATTTTTGGTGTATACGGGCATAATGATGTTTGTTAACCGCAACAAAGAAGAAGAGATTGACCCCGGGAACCATGCCGTAGTAAAATTCGCCTCAAAATATTTCGCTGTGCATCCCAAATTCGAGGGCGGCAAATTCTTTATAAAAATAAACGGCAAAAAGCTGATCACCCCGCTGTTTCTGGTGCTGCTGATCATCGAGGTAACCGACCTTGTTTTCGCGGTCGATTCTATCCCTGCTATCTTTTCGGTTACAAAAGATCCTTATATCGTGTTCTTCTCCAATATCTTCGCCATTCTGGGTTTGCGGTCGATGTTCTTTCTACTGGTTAACATTATCGATAAGTTCCACTACCTCAAAACCGGTCTGGCCGTACTGCTGGCCTTTATCGGCATCAAAATGCTGGCAGGGGAATATGCCGAAGCGATCGGACTTACCACTATGCGTTCGCTGCTGGTCATTTTGGCTATACTGGCAATAAGTGTAGCGGCATCACTGGTATTCCATAAAAAGAAGCATGCTTAG
- a CDS encoding polyprenyl synthetase family protein: MLSINEIKRPIAADIDAFESTFKTSMQSSVPLLDRITHYIVKRKGKQIRPMFVFFSASLCGGITQATHRGAALVELLHTATLVHDDVVDNSYQRRGFFSINALWKNKIAVLVGDYLLSKGLLLSIDNHDFNLLKIVSEAVKQMSEGELLQVEKVRRMDIDEPVYYEVIRQKTASLIAACCACGAASAGADEVTIEKMRLFGEKIGIAFQIKDDMFDFGTDDVGKPLGIDIKEKKVTLPLIYALKHCEASQKKHIINLVKNHNEDAKKIAEVVKFVNETGGLQYAETQMKKYQDEAFEILNTFTPGDARTGLEQLVRFTTERNK; this comes from the coding sequence ATGCTGAGCATTAACGAGATCAAAAGACCCATAGCTGCCGATATTGACGCGTTTGAAAGCACGTTCAAAACATCTATGCAAAGTTCGGTGCCGCTGTTGGATCGTATCACCCATTACATCGTAAAACGCAAAGGCAAGCAGATCAGGCCCATGTTTGTGTTCTTTTCGGCCAGTTTGTGCGGCGGCATTACCCAGGCTACCCATCGCGGCGCCGCTTTGGTGGAGTTGCTGCATACGGCTACACTGGTACACGACGATGTGGTGGATAATTCGTACCAGCGTCGCGGCTTTTTCTCTATCAACGCGCTGTGGAAAAATAAGATCGCCGTTTTGGTGGGCGATTACCTGTTATCCAAAGGTTTGCTGCTCTCTATCGATAACCATGATTTCAATTTATTGAAAATAGTATCCGAAGCGGTAAAACAAATGAGCGAGGGTGAGTTGTTACAAGTAGAGAAGGTGCGCCGCATGGATATCGACGAGCCGGTGTATTACGAGGTGATCCGCCAAAAAACAGCATCACTTATTGCCGCTTGTTGTGCCTGTGGGGCAGCATCGGCCGGAGCTGATGAGGTTACGATAGAGAAGATGCGTTTGTTTGGCGAGAAGATCGGCATCGCGTTCCAGATCAAAGATGATATGTTTGATTTTGGTACCGACGATGTGGGCAAGCCGCTGGGTATTGATATTAAAGAGAAAAAAGTAACGCTGCCGCTGATCTACGCGCTGAAGCACTGCGAAGCATCGCAAAAAAAGCATATCATCAATTTGGTGAAAAACCATAATGAAGACGCGAAGAAAATAGCCGAGGTGGTAAAATTTGTGAACGAAACCGGCGGGTTACAATACGCCGAAACGCAAATGAAAAAATACCAGGACGAGGCCTTCGAAATATTAAACACCTTTACCCCGGGTGATGCGCGTACCGGGCTTGAGCAATTGGTACGCTTTACTACTGAACGCAATAAATAA
- a CDS encoding AraC family transcriptional regulator, whose amino-acid sequence MKSKLLKITTDPEHSFSVRHTVIPFNANRWHYHSEVEIVYFKKGCGTQFIGDSISRFASGDLVIVGANLPHYWCFDQEYTGPANTADIVVVHFSELFWGEKFLQLAENKPVKTMLERAQRGLQINGRHKAAIVACVESMAIATGIRRLTLLLQALMHIANCEQVKTLSSLGFKYGLKETENDRINAIYEYSINHFRNQIQLKDIADVAHICPNSFCRYFKSRTGKTYSQFLLEIKVGNACKLLIENKISIKQLCTESGFNSFSSFHKYFKKITGKSPAIYKSEYIKHAVSDTKVKPMYPFDQQNNKTPAIYMHERSALLGNYPAYH is encoded by the coding sequence ATGAAATCTAAACTACTTAAAATAACTACCGACCCCGAACACTCGTTCAGTGTACGGCATACCGTTATTCCATTTAATGCCAACAGATGGCACTACCACAGCGAGGTGGAGATCGTTTACTTTAAAAAAGGATGCGGTACACAGTTTATTGGCGATAGCATTAGCCGTTTTGCCAGTGGCGACCTGGTAATAGTAGGTGCCAACCTGCCGCATTATTGGTGTTTTGACCAGGAGTATACCGGGCCTGCAAACACAGCAGATATTGTTGTGGTCCATTTTTCAGAACTCTTTTGGGGAGAAAAGTTTTTGCAGTTAGCAGAGAATAAGCCGGTTAAAACAATGCTGGAACGTGCACAGCGCGGGCTGCAGATCAACGGGCGGCACAAAGCTGCAATTGTTGCCTGTGTGGAAAGCATGGCCATTGCCACAGGCATCCGGAGGCTTACTTTGCTACTACAGGCACTAATGCATATTGCTAATTGTGAACAGGTAAAAACCCTGTCATCGCTGGGTTTTAAATACGGTCTTAAAGAAACCGAAAACGACCGCATCAATGCTATTTATGAATACTCTATTAATCATTTCCGTAACCAGATACAATTAAAAGATATAGCCGATGTGGCACATATTTGTCCAAACTCGTTTTGCAGGTATTTTAAATCGCGTACAGGGAAAACGTATTCGCAGTTCTTGTTAGAGATAAAAGTAGGCAACGCCTGCAAACTGCTGATAGAAAATAAGATTAGCATTAAGCAGTTATGCACCGAAAGCGGGTTTAACAGCTTCTCCAGTTTCCACAAATACTTTAAAAAAATAACCGGTAAAAGCCCCGCCATTTACAAAAGCGAATATATTAAGCATGCGGTTTCCGATACAAAAGTGAAACCAATGTACCCCTTTGACCAGCAAAACAATAAAACACCTGCAATATATATGCACGAGCGCAGTGCCCTATTGGGCAATTATCCTGCTTATCATTAG